One Mus pahari chromosome 21, PAHARI_EIJ_v1.1, whole genome shotgun sequence genomic window, AGTAACTTCTTTAGGCCATAATCGAGTGCTGTTTACTGCTCGCTCCTCTTGGCTTCCTCAGCTGGTTTTCTTACACAGCTCATTAGGAACCCACCTTTTCAGGGGTGGCACTGGCCCACTGTAGGGTTGGATCCTCCAACATCAATCATTGATTAAGAAAAGGCTTGCTCACAGGCCAGTCGGATgggatattttctcagttgagggccCCTCTTTTCAAATGAGGAGTagcctgtgtcatgttgacatagAAACTAGCCAGCACCCTAAAGCTTCATCTTCTCAGACTTGGGGCTCTTCTAGGCTTAGTGGGCATAGCATCACTACCCCTCCGGGGTCAGGCTGAACCTGCTTCCGTAGCCCTTACTTCAGAGAGTCAGATGGCGGGCCCAGCGCAGGGGCAGAATGGGAAGGCTTCTGATCTGTAAACCTTGATCTTGTGTAACCAACCCTGTTTATTGGTCCACAGGTGAACCAGTGTGTCATTGGTACTGCTCAGGCTAATAAGAAGTGAAGTCGGATCCAGAGCCTGATTTCCTTGCAAGGCAGTGCGCATGTGTCTCTGTTTTAGTGTATATGTATTcagtgggggtgaggtgggggttgAGACATGATTTTATTGGGAGAATAACATGTAATCACtgtcaaataaagaaaatctgttGTAagttaatctttttcttttttctttcttttttttgggtggggggggtgtgggggtgtttcaagatagggtttctctgtgtagccctggctgtcctggaactcactttgtagaccaggctggcctcgaactcagaaatctgcctgcctctgcctcccgagtgctgNNNNNNNNNNNNNNNNNNNNNNNNNNNNNNNNNNNNNNNNgccaccacgcccggctggttaatctttttctttaaaaaattgtgtacagttgttttgcctgagtgtatgcatgtgcaccatgtgcatgtctccTGCTCCTTGAGTTCAGAACAGGGCTTCAGGTCCTTCAGGAACTGGGATTATGAaatccatgtgggtcctgggaattgaacctgggtcctctgcaaaaccaatcagtgctcctaaccaccgaGCCCTTGTTACAGCTCTTAACGGTTTCCGTAACTTAATGGTTTTTGCTGCCAAAGGAAGGTACTGTAAATAAATACCATAAGCTCGTCCATTGTGATGTGTTTTGCAGAGAGGCTATGGGCTTTCACTTGGTGGGGCACACTTTGCCGTCCTGATGCCTCTTCCCTACCCTTCGGCACAGGGAATTGTGCCCGTGGCTGCCCACACTGGGCCCTCTTAACAATTTCTTAGGACTGCCAGGCCCCAGCCCAGAACAGGAATGCTCTTGTCTGGTGTGAGTGCCAGCGCACTCCAcaatctcttcctttcccttccaccgGTTCGAACCAGGGTTCCATGCCGCCTAGTGCCTATTGGCTGGTGTGGGCGCGTCCCCAACTCAGTACTAGTTCCAAATAGCCCCTTGTCCTTTCCCTCCCTGGAGGAGCACAGCTACACTAGTGCTCCCGCGGCCGGAGGAGTGGCTGTGTGCCCAGGTGCGGCGCGCAGGCGGGGTTACGCGTGCGCAGAAGGGCGGGGCGACAGGAAGCGTGAATGGGGAGGGCGGTGCCCCGTGCGGAGGCGGAGCTTGGAGTGGCCACGGGGGCGGGGCAGCTAACGGATGTGGCATGGGGCGGGGCCGGCCCTGACCTGCAGGCTAGCTGCCAAGAAGGTTATTTCCTGCTGCCCTCAGCGCAAGCCTCCTATCCGAAAAAGGGGCCGCAGGGATTTCCTCGTCCTCCCCGACTGGCCGCGCCCCCAACAGCGCAGCGCCCTCCGGGCCCGCTGGAGGTGAGGGAGGTGCTGCCTGCCCgtccctctgtcttctcctccccctggtgctccccaccctccactctcctccctccttctgtcgaCTCCtcctgccgctgctgctgctttgGCTGCTGCGTCATACGCCCCAGAGCCGCCAGGACGGAGGGGCTGGGCCCGGGGACCCCCTGGCCTCCGCCTGCACACCCCCCGGCGCTCACATTCAGTTTTCCCGCACCGGAGACTCATCCAGGTCTCTTGAGTCTGACCCTACCTGGCTTCCAGCTGCCCCAGCTGTCAACGGTAAGGAGAAGGCGGGAGGCCTGGAGAGGGGGGCAGGGAGCCGGGGGTCGGTGAGGAAGAAGGGGTGGAGAGCCTTCTGGTTCCAGCTTAGGGTCTGTGCTGGGCGACTCAAGTCCCTCCTTGGACTGATAGTGTAGGGGAGTAGAGACTTGGACAGGGACACGCCCCCCTCCTGGGGCACTCAGGGAAGTTATCTAATCCCGGGTTAGAGAGCCCCAAATTTGAGGGTGACCTAACATAACCTGGCACCAGGGTGGTGGTTCTAAATAAGACACACAGGCCTGGGGAGGCAGCTGTTTCTGCTCCGGAAACATCTTCAGAAAAGCTCCCAAAACATCTCTGGGCAACAGATTGCCCCATTTAGGATCCCTCTAAACAACTGGGCAAGGTGGAGCTAAGGGGTAACCTTGATTCTGCAAACATCTTTTCACCTGAGTCCCTAGGAGCTGGGAAACTACAGAACGAGGCAAGGGAGATGGAAAGGAGTGGAGTCAAGAAGCTGACCAGAGCGACCCACCTCCTTAGGGCTACGGATtaggagacggggggggggggggggggggggggggggggggggggggggggggggggggggggggggggggggggggggggggggttggagctGCTCTGTCAGGAATGGGCTTTCTTTAGCCATAACAGAAAACAACGAGCTCAGTGAAGCTTTCTCTGCACCCACAGACTCTAACCTCCTATCTTGGAATAGGCCCCCCCAGGATGCAATGGCGCAGCTCCCCCGGCTGAGCCGTTTGGGTGCCCCCTCTCTTTGGGATCCGGCTTCCCCTGCTCCCACCTCAGGCCCCAGACCTCGGCTTTGGGAAGGCCAAGATGTGCTGGCCAGATGGACTGATGGGCTGCTGTACTTGGGTACCATCAAAAAGGTAAGACCCACCTCTGACCTCACTGCCTTCCCAGTCTCCAGTCAGTTCTCATTCCCATTTTAGCATCACTGGGCACCCATTCCAGGTGGACAGTGCTCGAGAGGTGTGTCTGGTCCAGTTTGAGGACGATTCCCAGTTTCTGGTTCTATGGAAGGATATCAGCCCAGGTGAGACCCTTCAGACTGAAGcctgtgacagcagaagctggagtgggtggggacACTGGTTGGAAGTAGGCCTCCTGACACTTTGTTCCCTCACAGCTGCCCTCCCTGGGGAGGAGCTGCTCTGTTGTGTGTGTCGCTCTGAGACCGTGGTCCCTGGGAACCGGCTGGTCAGCTGTGAGAAGTGTCGCCACGGTGAGAGGCCAGGATGCTTAGGTGGTACAGTCTGCCTTGGTTCTCCTGGGTTGCCACTAGCCCTGCCTTATAGCATGAGTTATGTCTCCTGTCCTGGCCAGTCTTCACCCTGTTACCACATCTCTCAGAACAGGGAGAGGGAGCCATAGATGGTGACCCAGGCCATGCAAAGCTGAGGGGGCTTACATACATTTCTTAACCGTGCTTCCTTGGGCAAGGCCCTCAGCTGCGAGAAGCCTGTTGACTGACATGCAGTGTCAGGATAACACCCACAGCAGGACTTAAATGCACACAGTGGTCTACCCTCAACATTGTCCTCATTCAGCTTATCACCAGGACTGTCACGTTCCCAGGGCCCCGGCCCCTGGAGAAGGCGAGGGCACATCCTGGGTGTGCCGCCAGTGTGTCTTTGCGATCGCCACTAAGGTAAAGGTGCCTCTCTGCCCCTGTGTGGGAGCCTCCTGtggtttctcctcttctcctttcctgcctctctgAGGTCTCCATCTGTCCCTCTGCAGAGGGGAGGCGCACTGAAGAAGGGTCCCTATGCCCGGGCCATGCTGGGCATGAAGCTCTCCCTGCCATACGGACTGAAGGGGCTGGATTGGGATGCTGGACATCTGAGCAACAGACAGCAGAGCTACTGCTACTGTGGAGGCCCTGGGGAGTGAGTGGAGAGGGTGTCAAGCTATGGGATGGGGGTGTTGTGGTGGCAGAGCCCGGGACAAACTGGTGAACAGGGCGAGGGGCCCTGTGATTTCAAGAAGGCTGTCTGAGGGCCACAAGCGCTGTCCTCCCCTCCAGGTGGAACCTGAAAATGCTGCAGTGCCGGAGCTGCCTCCAGTGGTTCCATGAGGCCTGCACCCAGTGTCTGAGCAAGCCCCTCCTCTATGGAGACAGGTAAGACACGCATGTGCTCAGAAGCTAGGATGCTCCCCTGCCTTGCTCCGCCCTGCTCTCCTGCAGTCCTCTGCAGCCTGGGTCGGAGGGCTGAGTGAGGCGCATCCTCTGTCCTGGCCTGTGTACAGATTCTATGAATTTGAGTGCTGTGTGTGCCGGGGCGGCCCTGAGAAGGTCCGGAGGTTACAGCTTCGCTGGTGAGATGGGTTGTGACTCATTTCTGTTGTCCACCCTGTTACCCTAATGACCCCTGACTTTGATAGCGACGCTGCTGTTGACAATCCCATGCTCCTCCAGGGTGGATGTGGCCCATCTTGTCCTCTACCATCTCAGCGTTTGCTGtaagaagaaatattttgattttgacCGGGAGatcctccccttcacctctgagaactGGGACAGTCTGCTCCTGGGGGAGGTGAGGGTCCTAAAGTTTGGGAATTGGGGTGGGACAAGGGATGTCTGCTCCCTTGACCCATTTACCCTCTTCTTCAGCTCTCAGACACTCCCAAGGGAGAGCGCTCTTCCCAGCTCCTTTCTGCTCTTAACAGCCACAAGGACCGGTGAGTCAGAAGAGGGAGGCTCAGGGGCGAGGTGCTAAGTCTGGATGAGGGGAGCTTTGCTACAGCTCGGACCTGTCGACTTTCCCCTTGTCCCAGTTTCATTTCAGGGAGGGAGATTAAAAAGAGGAAATGTCTTTTTGGCCTCCATGCTCGGGCCCCTCCTCCTGTGGAGCTTCTCACTGGAGATGGAGCCCCCACCAGGTCACTGGTCCAGGGGGGATGGGGAAAATTCTCAAGGATCTGTTTGGAGGATGCATGTAAAGAAATGGGGGTCTGGGGTGcctgggagggggctggggggatAAGGAGGCCTCTTACAGCTTCCCTTCAGGGCAGGGCCCTGGGGGAGGGGTCTCACGTCCCCTGGGGAAACGACGGAGGTCCGAGCCAGAACCcttgaggaggaggcagaaggggaaAGTGGAGGAACTGGGGCCACCCACAGCAGCGCACAGTCGGCATGGGTCCCGGGAGCAGAGGGCCCTGCAGGTACACGGGCAGGGGACTTCCATGAGGCAAACCGGAGGGGGTGTGAAGGAAGCCAGGGTCACCTCACagcccctctgccttctcctaCAGGCCTCGGTGTCTCCACCACCCCCCAGCCCTAACCAGAGCTACGAGGGCAGCAGCGGCTACAACTTCCGGCCCACAGACGCCCGCTGTCTGCCCAGGTCAGTGCCTGGTCCAGATATGCCCCAGTCATTCCAGGCTCTGTCACCTGCAACTCTTTTCCCTTTCCGCCTTTACTTCTCGATTGTTGTCCCAAAGAGACGTGCAGAGGCAGCCTCTGCCCAGCTTTCTGAGTATGAGCGCCACCTTTCGCAGGGAAGACATGCTTCCCTGCTTGAGGTGCTGACTTGCCTGTCCCCCAATCTCAGCAGCCCCATCCGGATGTTTGCCTCCTTCCACCCTTCTGCCAGCACTGCAGGGACCTCTGGGGACAGTGAACCCCCAGACAGGTGAGTATCTAGTCAACAccagttccctcctctcaggctTTAGTCTCTGAAGCCCAGACTAGCATCGGTCCTGCCCGccctctgccacccacccacatcTCTCCGACCTGTCTACTCTCACTGTTTGTCCTCTCTCTTCCAGGTCACCTCTGGGGCTTCACATTGGCTTCCCCACAGACACCCCCAAAAGTTCACCCCACTCAGTGACGGCCTCATCTTCCTCGGTCCTAGCCCTGACCCCAGGCCTTTCCAGACATTCACTACCCCCTTCTCCCTTGTGCCGTAGTCTGTCTCCGGGGACTGGGGGAGGAGTCCGAGGTGGGGTTAGCTACCTGTCCCGAGGGGACCCTGTCAGGGTTCTTGCTCGAAGAGTGCGGCCTGACGGCTCTGTGCAGTACCTAGttgagtggggaggagggggcatCTTCTGACCGCCCgcttctgctcccctccccattcaCACACTGGCACTTTCAtgccctgacctctgacctcacctACAGCTGGGATGTACCTGGAGAGACAGGGAGTGGTTCTCCCTCCTGCCCAGGCTGGAATCCAGGGGGAGTGAAGAGGTCCTCTTCTCTGCCCCTCATGACTCCTCCCCCGCATTTCCTTTGATGTTATTTTGTTACAGCTTTTGAGATATTTTTTAAGACTATTTAACCCCTGGGATTAGAGATGGGGGGTGGGCGGTCCAGGATTCCAGACTGTATGACtgtaataaagataaataaacctAGCAGGCATGAGTCGTTTTGAAAGATGGACAGAGGCGCTCTCGATCTTCCCAACCACATCCATGTCACAAGAGAAAAAGGCATCAGGAGCAGGATTTATTGGGGGCTCGGTCATCACATGGAAGCCAGGGGCATTAAACAGAGGGAAAAGGCTCCTTATGGTGGGGCTGTGGCAGAATCTGAAACCGATTCTGTGACCTGGCGCACCCAGTGCAGGTACGGGGGATTTCCCTGCTCCACAGGCAGTGCAATCACCTCGGCAACTTCATAAGGGTGCACAGACCTGCGGAAGCCATAGGTGGGGCTGTTCGGGACTCCCCAGTAGGTCCCACCACACAGGGTCCACCTCAGAGcagagggggcagggagcagggtttCTCACTCAGTGGCAGAGTGTTGGCCTGGAATACTCAAGGCCCTGCCTGGTTCATCCCCCAGTCCCACCAccaaaagaaaaacctcaaagtTCTTACCGAACAAACTCTGTCAGAGCAGGGACCAGGGAGCTTTGGGTTTTAATCATCTAAAGGGCAAAGACAGACATAGTTCAACCAACGGGATGGAGAGCGGAGTCAGGAGAGGGCCGGAGTTGCCAAAGGAGCCAGGCAGGAGGGGAGTTTTCTCACCATCAACACCTCACTATCTTCCTCGatctttcctttccattcataGCTGAAGAGGTCAGAGAAAGAAGGGAACAAAGTCTTGGGAAAGGAAGATTTCTCCCAGAAAAAGCTCTCAGCCCCTCCAGTTAGATTTCCGTTTCTAACTGACAACTCACATGGATGTGATCTGCGGGATGAGGTTGACGCAGGCTGCCAGGCGCTTCTCTACCACTGCCCTGAGGGTGAAACGAGCTCAGAGTGCGCACGGCCCGGAGACAGCCCCCTTCCCCTAACCCCAACACTCTCTCTAGGTCATCTGGCCGAGGTCCCCACCTGGCGATCTCCTTGGCGACTTTCTCGTTGGGACAAGTGACAAAGGCTGCAGAGACTGATCCTGGAACGTAGCCGGAGCCCGAGGCTGGAGGGGGTTGGGACGGAGGGCTTCCAGAAGCCATGGACAGCAGAGCTCGGGGTAGCGACAGAAGGCGGGAAGCCACCGGCAGTAGCGCTGGCATCCAAAGACACGACAGGAGCAGCGTGGCCTGGAGCAGGGGGGAGGGCGGGTTCAGTGTCCCCCACAACTGCCCCAGGAAACTGCACCCGGGCTGCCTTCTGGGGCAGACACCAAGCCTCTGTCCTGCCGTCTCTgcaccaggaagaaaaaaaaaatgtccctgaAACTTAAAGGAACTTGGGACAGCTCCTCGGCTCGGCTGCTGAAGCTCGGGGAGACTTCGAGACCGGAAGGGGCGGGGCCAGACTCACCCCTCCGCCGAGCAGGACGCCGGGCGCCCTCCCCCAGTTCATGCAGCCCGAGCTggtagagaaaagaagaaatcaaaggtCGCCCATCGCAGGGACGAAGGACCCGGAGCCCCGGCGGAGCGGCCGCCTCTTACCTGCAGCAGCCACGTGACGAGAAAACTGCGCACCACGTGACAGGAGCAGCCCCGCCTTCCCGGAGTCTCCAGACCTGGCCAATCCCGGCCCTCAAGTGGCCCGATAGCCCCGCCTTCCTTAGGGGGCGTGGCGCCGAGCCCTCTGGCCAATCGGCAGCTTTATCTGAGGCCGTGCGCCCCCAGCGGCCCGCCCGTTTCCGTGAAGCCTCAGCCCGCTGCTGGCAGGGGAACGCCGCTGCGGCGGCCCGCCGTCACGTGACGAGGCCCGTCCTTTCAGGCGGCGCCGCCTCGGGAGCCGCGAGCGGGAGGCCAATCGCGGGCCGGCCTCGCGGGCCACGTGACGCGAGCCCTGGCGACCCGCGCTGCCGCTGCGTCAGGCTGGGGCCGGGGAGTCGTCCTGAGCCCCGGAGTGTGCCTAGtaacagcccctccctccctccctccgtccctccctccctccgtccctccctccccgcGCTGACAGGCAGCCTTGGGTGGGGACAGTGCCCCCCGCCCTTGCGTTAGCCCCGAGCTGAGAAGCCAGCTGTCCCTGGGTAGGGGCAGTGATCAGGCCGGCTCAGACCTGGCACTGCCTGGCTGGGTGAGGAAAGACACCTTTTCAAAGCACGGGCTGACACCTGTAAATGGGCTGTGGGTGATGGAAGATACCCAGAACCCAAAGCTtcggacagacagactgacaaatgagaggggaggagaaatgagATCTGAGAGGGATGgccctgttctttctcccttGCTGACTCTTCTCCCCAGGACTGGCCCACCTCTCGGTCTTGGGGCTCCTTACCTTCATCCATTCCCCCAAGGAGCCAGGACCTGCCCTACATAACCTCCCTGGAGCCTAAACACATCCAGTGACCCAAAAATGGAGAGGGGACCAGTGAGAGgccagagaagagggaggaggcagcaggaaAAAGGGCTCTGCCGCCCAAATATTAGCCCTCCCTCCAAGGTCTGGGGTCCTTGGCATGGGTGGCTGGTGTCAGGCTCCTGCATTTTCTTGAGTTGGGGTGGCTGTCTCAGcgatccttgtgtgtgtgtgggtgaggggGGCAGGGGTCCAATATTTGGGCCCTTCCTAGGGTCTGAGTTACCTGGGGAGATGTTTCAGGGAATTGAACCTCGCAATCGATCACTAACTCAGATCTTTGTAATGTATTTTTGATCTCTTTGTGGTCATCTTCATCTTTGGGTCATCACCCCCAAGTTTGCAGTTTCTCTGAGATATGAATGTGAGGTTTCTTACCCTACCTAGATTCTAAAATTTAATTCTGGCCTGGGGCTCTTTCTAATATCggcttcatctttttctttgggTTTAGGTCTCTGTTTTGGGTCTCCCAAACTACCAGTCCAGGGTTCGACTAAGATTAGCGTGGGTCTGGAGAACCTTGCCGACACTAGATTCTCATACTCTGATCCCTGACTCCTTTCTTTAATTTAGGGGGGTGGGGTCTGAGCTCAGAGGTCTCTTTCCTTCTAATTTGGATCTGTGAGACCCAGTTTGTTGAGTATGGAGGGGGGGGATGAGGTGGTGAAGTATTTTTCTCTGGGTCTGGGGTCTGTCTCAGGGTCTCGGGTCAGCTTCTTCGGGGCTGCCCTGGTGTGTAGGAGTCAGGGGTCCCTCGCTCTCTCCTTTTCCGGGTCTCCCTGAGTAGGGGTGGGGGCTgcagtctctccctcctcctcctgctctctcctctctagctcgcttcccccgcccccccctttctctctgctgccgctgctgccgtTGGCtcttattctcctcctcctcctcctctctcctcctctctgctcctctccgctcctctctcctcctctctcctcctcctcctcctcctcctccacctcctccttctccccctttctctccccctctttctctcttctttttctccccgtccccccgccccctccccctcagGCCTGATGAGCAGGTCTCGAGCCTCCATCCATCGGGGGAGCATCCCCGCGATGTCCTATGCCCCCTTCAGAGGTACGGTGGTGGTAAGGGTAGGGGAGGGCCAAAAGGGGGGgcaagaggggggaggggcagggggcgggggagggccGGGGCCACCGAGGGGAAGGAGCGGCtgaaatggagggagaggggagggctgggaaggcagaggtgggaacaGTGGGAAAGGAGGGATTAGAGGCATAGGGGTAGGTAAGGGATAGAGGGGCTGGGACACGGGCCTTTTCAAGGGGGCTGAGGGGAAGATGATGAAGGGGAAAGCGCGTCAGAAAGGGATGAGAAGGGAGGACTGAGTTCGGGGAAAGGCTGCAGAAATGATTTGGGTTTGGGAGCAGAGTGAGGAAGAAATTACCAAGGAAATAGAGGCACGGTCTTAGGAGAGGGTAGAGGGGAAATGAAAACACAGGCGGCGTGGTGAGAGACCAAGAAGGTGGGAAGGGAATTTGGTGAGGGGCTCAGGGTGGTAGGACTTAGGAAAAGataggaggatggagggagggaaggggccagatggagaaagagggtggcagtgggggggtggggggtccagatggagggaagagaggagagagagaaagggttgggggaggggacaccagagaagggggaggatcaagtggtttttttttttttgggggggggtttggTGGGGGGTAGATGCAAGTAAGATTGAGGGATGGGGGCAAGGGCCATGTAAAAATCCTGAGGGTGACTGGCCCTCATTAGGACTCTGGAGAAGTGAGATGCAATCCCTGGGTCTCATTTGCTTTCTTCACTTAATCGCTTtgaccccttcccccaccccacctcttctTTCCagtccccctccctgtctctgctgtccATCACTTATATCTTTCCCCCCATACGGTGTCCGTTTCTTATATGAGTCCCCCTTCTGTTCTTCCCCTGTATTGGTCCCTATCGCATATCTCTTCTCTTCCCGCCCTCTCTTCTAATAACTACCTTAATACACCACTGCTGCTCCTGGGCCCTTGTCTCAGACCCCTGACAGGTCTTTCTCACTCCCTCTGCCCCATGTTGGCTCAAACCTTCTGGTCCATTCCCTTGCcctaggcatgcaccaccatctttaccatcttccttttctcttagGTCCACGCTGTTACTTGCCCCTCAGCTCACCCTCTGCTTCCTATCCCACTTCCCATCTTGTCACATGGTCTGTGCTTATTTCCTCTTATTCCCTAACCTGGTGATTCCTCTCTTCTTGTCCCCTCTGCTTTCTGGGGTGATGGAGATTTGGGGGTTACCAAAACACAGGTTTAGATCGTTGGAACAGGGCTCTAAGGAATCCCCCATCTTGGACATCACAAGTCCCTTGTGGAACTTCTCATTCCAGTAAAAATTTCCCATTTCCCTGTCCTCTACCATGTTCCATTGCCTCCTAGGGTCATTAGCATTCTTAACTAtagatagagtgtgtgtgtgtgtgcgtgtgtgtgtgtgtgtgtgtgtgtgtgtgttgaacctAAGCTAAGGTTCCCTGTGTCCCTTTCCTGTTCCCAGTAGAGCAGTGTCCCTTGAGGTCTAACCTGCTTGCTCCAGCTGCAGCCTGGAGCAGCCCCTCTGTTGTGTTTTGGTTATATGTATCAACAGATTTCCCCCGGATCCACCATGTGTTGAGATGTACTAGGCCTCAAGTGTTTGGGATCtaagttatggatggttgttgttattgttgtgctGGGGCTTTGAATCctagtgggttttttgttgttgttgttggtttttggtttttttgttgtcattattgtttgttttggtttttttcccttaccactgagctatagtgACCAGCCCTGTCAGTGACCTTTGATATTTAGAGAATATGAGTAGAGTCTCCAAGAAAGCATTGAGACAGTGACATTTTGAAAGCATTGTGAGGTCTAGGCACAATTCCCCGGTGTTCATCTTTCTGTCTGACCTGCAGTTTGGGTAAATTTGAGGACGGTGGCCATCATCAGTAAGGGGATAGAGTTTCCTAAAGTTACTCTAGGGCCTGGAACGAAACTCAAAGGCCAGTTCTCCTGAAACATGCCCAAGTTAATTACCCCGCACACTCGATAGCACTggatttttcttcctgtgaacaCCCTCCAGTTGACCCTTTAAACCTAGTTTTATCACTCCAATATCACCAATCTAACTTTTCTGACTCCCTTGAGGCCTTTCCTTCACTGTGTCCCCATAAATGGTATGTGGCAACGATGCTACCGAAACAGCAAGgatggagcagggagagagaccCTTGGGCACCTGAGTGTGCATAACTGTtggtcccattttttttttttctggaaatttgtCTATCATCAGATCTCATCTTGAGAAGTTCTTCTGATGTGAGGCGTGGCTGCTCCACTCTTTCCTCCACTCACTCTAAGTTCCTCAATGTGCCCAGTGACAGCCAGGTGCGGCTGTCGATCAACCTGTAGAGTTGACTCCTCCCTGTCTATGAAGgttgggtggggagaggaggctgACTCAGAAGCATGCTGTGGACAGAGAGGCCAGGCCAGTCTCTGGTCATCCGAGCAGATCCCTGATCCCTGCACAGCCAGATGCAAAGAAGAGCTACCTTCCCCCTGGCAATGTCTCCCAAAGCGTGACCAGGGTAGCAGTAGGGAGttaaggggagaagaggggaggccTCATGCCTCTCTGAACATGTAAGAGCTCCccgccttccttcctctcttcttaaTGTTTAGTTCTCAGATTCTCATGTCTCAAATATGCTTCAGTACCATCTTCCTTTCCACAACTGGGTACCTCATATTCTAAATGTGTGAGGCCGCATCCATTGTAAGCAGCTTATTAATgcccttcctctctgtgtcttttgccAGTTTCATAAATCTCTACCCCTCAACACTAATGAACAGGCAGAGTTTCCCCCTTCTCCTGCCCCTAGTAAAGTCCCTCTCTGTCATGTGATTAATTCTCATCTTTGAAGCCATGCTCATCCCCTTCCTGGAGCCTCCCATGATGCCACTCAGTGTGAAGGACCATCTCCCAACCCTTTAAAAAACCACTGGGCACTTCTCACCCAAGACCTCTTCAAGCGGATGGTGCTCCCTTTTCCCTCTTTGCAGATTCTCCTTTCCACTTTAGGTTTCTACACCCAGAGTATAGACCCTCCCtcactgtctgtgtgtctctgtcccccAGATGTACGGGGACCCCCTATGCACCGAACCCAATACGTTCATTCCCCGTACGATCGTCCTGGTTGGAACCCTCGGTTCTGCATCATCTCGGGGAACCAGCTGCTCATGCTGGATGAGGATGAggtgagcagggtgaggaggaggttGGGCGAAGCGGAAGACTGTGGAGAGGACGATGGGGAGAGTCCTCTtcagtgagagggagagagagagccccaagaacaggaaggaagagaggcaggcagtggGAGGAGGGCGGCCATTGGGGTTGTTGTATACAGCCAGAGTGTTCAGAAGGTAGCCTTTCTTTGACTTCCACCCGAAGGTCTCTGAGGCTATTGGCAGTGCTTCAGAGGAGCTACGGTTCTGAAGATTTGAGGGTACCTCCTAATTTCACCCCATCCATGTTGTGGGGGAAGGAAAGTGAAGAGCTTAAAGCAAGTGAGGAAGGGGGGCCTTCCTTCCTACAAA contains:
- the Phf1 gene encoding PHD finger protein 1 isoform X3; translation: MAQLPRLSRLGAPSLWDPASPAPTSGPRPRLWEGQDVLARWTDGLLYLGTIKKVDSAREVCLVQFEDDSQFLVLWKDISPAALPGEELLCCVCRSETVVPGNRLVSCEKCRHAYHQDCHVPRAPAPGEGEGTSWVCRQCVFAIATKRGGALKKGPYARAMLGMKLSLPYGLKGLDWDAGHLSNRQQSYCYCGGPGEWNLKMLQCRSCLQWFHEACTQCLSKPLLYGDRFYEFECCVCRGGPEKVRRLQLRWVDVAHLVLYHLSVCCKKKYFDFDREILPFTSENWDSLLLGELSDTPKGERSSQLLSALNSHKDRFISGREIKKRKCLFGLHARAPPPVELLTGDGAPTSFPSGQGPGGGVSRPLGKRRRSEPEPLRRRQKGKVEELGPPTAAHSRHGSREQRALQASVSPPPPSPNQSYEGSSGYNFRPTDARCLPSSPIRMFASFHPSASTAGTSGDSEPPDRSPLGLHIGFPTDTPKSSPHSVTASSSSVLALTPGLSRHSLPPSPLCRSLSPGTGGGVRGGVSYLSRGDPVRVLARRVRPDGSVQYLVEWGGGGIF
- the Phf1 gene encoding PHD finger protein 1 isoform X5, whose product is MCWPDGLMGCCTWVPSKRWTVLERCVWSSLRTIPSFWFYGRISAQLPSLGRSCSVVCVALRPWSLGTGWSAVRSVATDCHVPRAPAPGEGEGTSWVCRQCVFAIATKRGGALKKGPYARAMLGMKLSLPYGLKGLDWDAGHLSNRQQSYCYCGGPGEWNLKMLQCRSCLQWFHEACTQCLSKPLLYGDRFYEFECCVCRGGPEKVRRLQLRWVDVAHLVLYHLSVCCKKKYFDFDREILPFTSENWDSLLLGELSDTPKGERSSQLLSALNSHKDRFISGREIKKRKCLFGLHARAPPPVELLTGDGAPTRSLVQGGWGKFSRICLEDAWQGPGGGVSRPLGKRRRSEPEPLRRRQKGKVEELGPPTAAHSRHGSREQRALQASVSPPPPSPNQSYEGSSGYNFRPTDARCLPSSPIRMFASFHPSASTAGTSGDSEPPDRSPLGLHIGFPTDTPKSSPHSVTASSSSVLALTPGLSRHSLPPSPLCRSLSPGTGGGVRGGVSYLSRGDPVRVLARRVRPDGSVQYLVEWGGGGIF
- the Phf1 gene encoding PHD finger protein 1 isoform X6, whose product is MHTVVYPQHCPHSAYHQDCHVPRAPAPGEGEGTSWVCRQCVFAIATKRGGALKKGPYARAMLGMKLSLPYGLKGLDWDAGHLSNRQQSYCYCGGPGEWNLKMLQCRSCLQWFHEACTQCLSKPLLYGDRFYEFECCVCRGGPEKVRRLQLRWVDVAHLVLYHLSVCCKKKYFDFDREILPFTSENWDSLLLGELSDTPKGERSSQLLSALNSHKDRFISGREIKKRKCLFGLHARAPPPVELLTGDGAPTRSLVQGGWGKFSRICLEDAWQGPGGGVSRPLGKRRRSEPEPLRRRQKGKVEELGPPTAAHSRHGSREQRALQASVSPPPPSPNQSYEGSSGYNFRPTDARCLPSSPIRMFASFHPSASTAGTSGDSEPPDRSPLGLHIGFPTDTPKSSPHSVTASSSSVLALTPGLSRHSLPPSPLCRSLSPGTGGGVRGGVSYLSRGDPVRVLARRVRPDGSVQYLVEWGGGGIF